The sequence CAGATCCTGAAGGGGAGTCCGGAGAAGGGTTAAATCGGTCTTTGGGCATCGGCATCCTAGTCCGCGACAGAAACTTGCACGAAGGCAGCAGGCTACGTGTGTCATCTTCAACCTTGCTCAGGACTCTCGTAAAGCCGGCGCCCAGCAGTGCGCGGCCCGGGAGCCCACGGGTGGCCCCGGTCCTCTTTGGGGCACATGGGGAGGCGCTAATCCGGCTAGTGGTTCAGGCCAGGAGCCTCTCCAACATGAACCTCGTGGGCAGCTACgcacaccatcaccaccatcaccacccacACCCCGCGCACCCCATGCTCCACGAGCCCTTCCTCTTTGGCCCGGCCTCGCGTTGTCACCAGGAGCGACCTTATTTCCAAAGCTGGCTGCTGAGCCCTGCTGACGCTGCCCCGGACTTCTCTGCGGGAGGGCCACCACCAACAGCCGCTGTGGCTACTGCCGCCTACGGTCCGGACGCCAGACAGGGTCAGAGCCCCGGGCGCCTGGAGGCGCTCGGCGGCCGCCTGGGCCGGCGGAAAGGCTCGGGACCCAAGAAGGAGAGGAGACGCACCGAGAGCATTAACAGCGCGTTCGCTGAGCTGCGGGAGTGCATCCCCAACGTGCCGGCGGACACCAAGCTCTCCAAGATCAAGACTCTGCGCCTGGCCACCAGCTACATCGCCTACTTGATGGACGTACTGGCCAAGGATGCACAGGCTGGCGACCCCGAAGCCTTCAAGGCTGAACTCAAGAAGGTGGATGGTAGCCGCGAGAGCAAGCGGAAAAGGGAGCTGGTGAGTACTGGGGCCTGTAAGCTTCCAGCCAGGGGTGCAGTCTGCGTGAGCATCGCCAGCACTGCAAGAAACCGGAGTTAATTTTGTGTGTGAGATTTTGAAAAGCTATGGAGTTTTCTCAGATAGTTACagtgtgtgattgtgtgtgtgtgtgcagagagGCAGATTCAAAACTGAATTCAATTGTAATGTGTGTGTTAAGACTGAGTGAATGAAGGATCTTAAGCCTTTTGGTTAGGATCTTagggctttttaaaaaaactccttTGAAAGCCTTGGATTCCAAGAGAGTGCACACACTATATATTGCTCTTACAGTTTGGAGGAGGCCTGATGCATCCCTGGGTTCTTCTGGAAGCCAGGTTAAGATTGCATGAAAAGTTCATTAATTTGCTTTGGCCTCAGTTTCTGCTCTCAAACGGCCTTTGGTGGAGAGGTTAAACTACTTCCATCACTGGATAGAAAAGGGAAACAGGCCCATAGTAGGGCAAAACACGAAAATCTGCTACAAGAGGAGTAAGAAGTGGAGGTGAGGGGCTGGGGTGGAGGCTCAGAGATGGAGCGCTCCCCTAGCACATGCCAGacgctaggttcgatcctcagcaccacataaaaataaataaaataaaaataaaataaaggtattgtgtctaactacagctaaaaaaaataattaaaaaaaaaaagaagtggaggTGAGGTAAAAGAGGTCTGGCTTTCAATTCCTGGTTCAGAACCCACCAGTTCCACTCTCCATGGGCTGGTTTTAGAGCGCGACCTCAATGGCTTTGTATATAAACAAGCAGGAGCCACTTTTTGGCTTTGGAGGTCATAATCTCTACTACGTCTTTCTGGATCCTCTCCAGTTAGGGGATTACATTCTGGTGCCCAGTTTCCCTGCCTAGGGCTGCAGGACCTCTAGGCACGGTGTTATTCAGGCTGGCGAAGGAGTACTCCAGGTTGGTGCGCTCAGGCCCAGTTTTATCTGATCCAAGGGGCCTGTGGGTCACGGGGGGaaaagacagtagtcctcaaatctcAGCCGATGCCCTGGGTGGGAGGAGATGCAGGATTTAAGGGGGTTCCTCATTGCAAGTAGTTATTGGGTGGATCCACACTGTCCCCCCCAACAACCCGCCCTCCGCCGCACAGCCTCCTGGAAGTTGCACCGTTGGGTGCCCTATTACGGAAGCCGGGAAGGAAGCTCCGGGTCAGGCCGGCTTCTAAGCATCTGAGGCTTCCGCCACCAGTTCTAGCGGGTCCAACCCTGCATCCAAACCAGATGGTAGATCCTGTTAGCAAGCCGGCGGGTCGCGTAGGTAGCTGGGGAAAGTGGATTCCCACCCCTCCCATCCCAGTCCCCGGAGGTCTTCCTTAGGCGCCACAAAGCCAAATCAGCACAAATGCGTTCCGCCAGACGCCGAGAATTCCGGTTTCCAAACCTCCTGCAGCTGCCGGTCCTGTCCCGGATCCCAGGAACTTGGCGCATTAAGGCAAATTTATGGGCCTGTTTGCCTATTTTGCAAACAGAAATCCGTCACTTATTTAAAGACTCCCAGTTACGGCTCTGGACACCTTTCCCCTCACCCCACCCACTCCTCGCCGGTGATCGGAGCAGAACCGTCTAAACCTGTCTCTTTCGCCtctcttcttgtgtgtgtgtccttTGGCAGCCGCAGCACGAAGGCTTTCCTCCTGCCCTGGGCCCAGGTGAGAAGAGGATTAAAGGGCGCACCGGCTGGCCGCAGCAAGTCTGGGCGCTGGAGTTAAACCAGTGAGCCGAGGACCTGGCCACGGCTGGGCGACCCCGGAGCCCCGGGAGGAGATGAAGGCGGCGGCCAAGGCCGGGCTCTGGGTTCCTGCGACTTGTGAGAGAGCGTTGCGCAGAACCTCTGAGAGCGCTGGCGGGTAGCGGGCTGCAACCACACACTTGGATCGCACGTGCAATG is a genomic window of Callospermophilus lateralis isolate mCalLat2 chromosome 5, mCalLat2.hap1, whole genome shotgun sequence containing:
- the Hand1 gene encoding heart- and neural crest derivatives-expressed protein 1, whose amino-acid sequence is MNLVGSYAHHHHHHHPHPAHPMLHEPFLFGPASRCHQERPYFQSWLLSPADAAPDFSAGGPPPTAAVATAAYGPDARQGQSPGRLEALGGRLGRRKGSGPKKERRRTESINSAFAELRECIPNVPADTKLSKIKTLRLATSYIAYLMDVLAKDAQAGDPEAFKAELKKVDGSRESKRKRELPQHEGFPPALGPGEKRIKGRTGWPQQVWALELNQ